GCGATGCATCTGAACGGTCTTGATGCCGGCCGACGCGATGGCGCCGATATGGGCGACGCGGAGTAGCTCACCCGCATCGAACAGGATGTCCCCGGCGCGGAAATCCTCGCCCGACTTGCGGATGTTTCTGCCCACATCGCGCAGTTTGAGAATCGTCACTATGTCTCGGCCTTCGTCCGTGTCTTCCCGCCGCACGACGGTGTCGGCTCCCGCCGGCACCGGGGCGCCGGTCATGACGCGAGTCGCTTCGCGCGGCCCGATCGCGCGGGAAGGGAAACCGCCCGCGGCAACGGTCTCCACGACACGAAGCTGCGCGGGCGCGGGCCGCGGAGCGACCATATCCGCCTGGCGAACCGCGTACCCGTCCATGGACGAGTTATCCCACGGCGGCGACGTGAGAGGAGAAACGACACGCTCCGCCAGAACCCTGCCGGCTGCGTTGCCAGTCGCTACAGTCTCCGCAGGCAGCGCCTCGATCCGTCGCAGGATCCTCGCGCTCGCCTCGGCGACAGGAATCAACGGGACCGGCTTCGGTAGTTCGCCAGGAGAACGCCGACGGCGTCCTGGGCTCGCGTTATCTCCGACACCCGCGTGGTGAAGTGGTTGGAGAGAAAGCTGAACACGAGCCGGTCGCCATCCGCGGTCGTCACGTATCCGGACAACGAGCGCACGAACTCGATCGTCCCGGTCTTGGCGTGCATGTTGTTGGCAGCCGCAGTACCGGCCATCCGGGTCCTGATCGTTCCATCCACTCCGGCGATTGGCAGCGCCTCGTAGAAAGCGCTGAACGCGGTGTCGCGCTGCATCGCAACGAGAATCTTCACCATCGTCTCCGGCGTCACGAGGTCATGGCGCGACAATCCGCTGCCATCGTTGACCACTGCGCCTGTCGAGTCCACTCCCCACGCCCGGAGCTGACGCGTGATCACCACCGCACCGCTGTCGGGAATGCCGACGCCCGTGCGCTCGAGGCCCAGGGTCTTGATCAGGATCTCGCCGATCTGGTTCTGCGACGGCTTGAGGAAATGCTTCAGGATCTCGCGAAGCGGCGGCGAATCGAACGAGTACAACGTGTCCAGCGGTGCGTCGAGCGCGACGATGCTGTCGGAGACGCCGAGCCCGGCGGCGATTCCGCGGGCGCGGAGGGCGGTGTCGAGCGCGGCCAGGTACGCTCTGGTGGGGTTGTTGGTGCCGACGAACTCGACGGTGTCGCCGCTCGCGCGATGAACGACGGTGCGCACCATTCCTTCGTTGAATAGAAGCTCGTCGGTCGGAGTGCCGCTCGACGTCATGTCGTCGAGCTCCCATCCGTATCCGTAGATGTTGTCCGGGAACGCGTCGTCGCCGGGACGGAGCGACCCGGTGATGCGACGGATGCCGCGTGCCGAAAGGGAGTCGGCGACAGCGTTCATCGCGTTCATCGCGCTGCCGCGCATCCGGTCGCTGAGACTCGGATCGCCCCGGCCGATGACGATGAGATCCCCGTTCAGTGTCCCTTCGCTGAGAGTGCCACGAGTGCCCATTACGGTGCGGAACCGGTAGTCCGGGCCGAGTTGCGCAAGAGCGACCGACGACGTGAGCACTTTCTGGTTGGACGCCGGCATGAAGAGCTTGCCGGCGTTCCGGGAGAAGATCGTGTCGCCTGTACGCGGGTTCACGATGAGCAGGCCGATCTGCGCGTTGGCGAATTTCGGATCGCTCACGAGCGAGTCAATTGACGAACGAAGCACTTCGAGCGGCGCCCGCACGGGAATCGGGCGCCGCGTCGAAGGCCATGGCGCGCATGCCGCAAAGCTCATGGTGAGCGCGGCAGCGGCAACGGCCGTGCGGCGCGATGAAAGCAGGGGCATCATTCTCCGCGATACGACGCGCTGAGCGTCTGG
Above is a window of Gemmatimonadaceae bacterium DNA encoding:
- the dacB gene encoding D-alanyl-D-alanine carboxypeptidase/D-alanyl-D-alanine-endopeptidase; this encodes MMPLLSSRRTAVAAAALTMSFAACAPWPSTRRPIPVRAPLEVLRSSIDSLVSDPKFANAQIGLLIVNPRTGDTIFSRNAGKLFMPASNQKVLTSSVALAQLGPDYRFRTVMGTRGTLSEGTLNGDLIVIGRGDPSLSDRMRGSAMNAMNAVADSLSARGIRRITGSLRPGDDAFPDNIYGYGWELDDMTSSGTPTDELLFNEGMVRTVVHRASGDTVEFVGTNNPTRAYLAALDTALRARGIAAGLGVSDSIVALDAPLDTLYSFDSPPLREILKHFLKPSQNQIGEILIKTLGLERTGVGIPDSGAVVITRQLRAWGVDSTGAVVNDGSGLSRHDLVTPETMVKILVAMQRDTAFSAFYEALPIAGVDGTIRTRMAGTAAANNMHAKTGTIEFVRSLSGYVTTADGDRLVFSFLSNHFTTRVSEITRAQDAVGVLLANYRSRSR